One Thermodesulfobacteriota bacterium DNA segment encodes these proteins:
- a CDS encoding glycosyltransferase family 4 protein, with product MTERLKFCMITTFYPPRSFGGDGEYVWQLSNELARRGHHVTVIHCVDSYEALSGGISDSTYESHPNVEVHGLRSGYGFLSPLATQQTGYPLFKSGRIRDILSGGFDIIHFHNISLVGGPKILEYGSGIKLYTTHEYWLLCPTHVLMKFNRAPCTEPSCLACQLVHGRPPQLWRYTNLMKNSLVHLDAIISPSRFTKKLHEDSGLNTPIFHIPHFAPLSADASGQDPNGIGASSGKPYFLYVGRIEKLKGIQTLIPAFRGYGKADLLIAGKGDYEARVRKLAEGADNIRFLGHLSRDRLGKLYRDATALIVPSIAYEISTLVVFEAFREKTPVIVNDIGGLPELVEESGGGFVYGSEGGLLRAMDRILEEPGLRDELGRKGHEKYLEKWNADAHLKSYLELITKLRQGAKYSGA from the coding sequence ATGACGGAGCGGCTGAAATTCTGCATGATAACGACGTTCTACCCTCCCCGGAGCTTCGGGGGCGACGGGGAATACGTCTGGCAGCTTTCGAACGAGCTCGCGCGCAGAGGACATCACGTGACGGTGATCCACTGCGTCGATTCATACGAAGCTCTCTCCGGAGGCATTAGCGATTCCACGTACGAGAGCCATCCGAACGTCGAGGTCCACGGGCTCAGGAGCGGATACGGCTTCCTGTCCCCGCTCGCGACGCAGCAGACCGGATACCCGCTCTTTAAATCGGGACGGATACGGGATATCCTCTCGGGCGGGTTCGACATCATCCACTTCCACAACATCTCGCTCGTCGGAGGGCCGAAAATCCTTGAATACGGGAGCGGGATCAAGCTCTACACGACGCACGAGTACTGGCTCCTCTGCCCGACCCATGTGCTCATGAAGTTCAACCGGGCGCCGTGCACGGAGCCCAGCTGCCTCGCTTGCCAGCTTGTGCACGGGCGACCGCCGCAGCTATGGCGTTACACGAATCTCATGAAAAATTCTCTTGTCCATCTGGACGCGATAATAAGCCCGAGCAGGTTCACGAAGAAGCTTCACGAGGATTCGGGCCTGAACACGCCAATATTTCATATTCCCCACTTCGCCCCGCTCTCCGCAGATGCTTCCGGACAAGACCCGAACGGGATCGGAGCCTCTAGCGGGAAGCCCTACTTTCTCTACGTCGGCAGGATCGAGAAGCTGAAGGGCATTCAAACGCTGATACCGGCCTTCAGGGGATACGGGAAAGCCGACCTTCTTATCGCGGGCAAGGGAGATTATGAAGCCCGTGTACGGAAGCTCGCCGAAGGAGCCGATAATATACGCTTCCTCGGCCATTTGTCCCGCGACCGTCTCGGGAAGCTCTACAGGGATGCAACAGCCCTGATCGTGCCGTCGATCGCGTACGAGATTTCGACCCTCGTGGTGTTCGAGGCTTTCAGGGAGAAGACGCCCGTTATCGTAAACGACATCGGAGGGCTGCCCGAGCTCGTGGAGGAGAGCGGAGGGGGTTTCGTGTACGGCTCCGAGGGCGGGCTTCTTCGCGCGATGGACAGGATTTTGGAAGAGCCCGGGTTGAGAGACGAGCTCGGCAGGAAGGGGCATGAAAAGTATCTCGAGAAATGGAACGCGGATGCCCATCTGAAATCGTATCTGGAGCTGATTACTAAATTGAGGCAGGGGGCGAAATACTCGGGCGCTTGA
- a CDS encoding glycosyltransferase, with translation MGTEKPLVSVIVPFLNAERFIRETIESVFSQAFKEWELLLVDDGSSDSSTEIALKYEKDNPGKVRYLEHDKHLNLGLPSSRNLGLRNSKGKYIALLDADDVWFPDKLEEQVNILESEPEAAMVYGVSEYWYSWLGDTHGQRSDYRTEPGVKPNGMVNPPVLLTLALKSEAPTPCPSDILVRRNILEDVGGFEEKFSGIYQLYEDQAFLSKIYVRYPVYVSDRCWDRYRQHPGSLVSEITKSGKKYRAGLFFLGWLEQYLLDRGIDDEGLREALRNKKLRYGNAEWSMKHPFLSKLKRVGGIVPEALNKLVRNTPGYSFLKPVRRFVVTRLKNKEYNPPPGWVRFGDMRRLKPFSERWGRDRGLPIDRHYIEGFIGSNSGLIKGRVLEFGDDRYTQKFHSPAISARDVINLNKEANPATSIAADIVNAPQIPSDTYDCIICTQTLQFIYDHKKAVEALYRILAPGGFLLATFPGISPTSGTTWSRYWCWNFTVLSAENMFREFFPPENVEVRAYGNLISAAGFLYGLSAEELTEEELGYHDPRYEIVVTVKAVKP, from the coding sequence ATGGGCACGGAAAAGCCGCTTGTATCCGTTATTGTACCTTTTCTGAATGCCGAGAGGTTTATACGGGAGACAATAGAGTCCGTATTTTCTCAAGCTTTCAAAGAATGGGAGCTATTGCTCGTTGACGACGGCTCAAGTGACAGCAGTACTGAAATCGCTCTCAAATACGAAAAAGATAATCCTGGCAAGGTTCGTTATCTCGAACATGACAAGCATTTGAATCTCGGCCTCCCTTCGTCGCGTAATTTAGGTCTCAGAAACAGCAAGGGAAAATATATAGCGCTGCTCGATGCCGACGATGTGTGGTTTCCCGATAAACTGGAGGAACAGGTAAACATACTGGAATCGGAACCAGAAGCGGCGATGGTATACGGCGTTTCCGAATACTGGTACAGCTGGCTGGGGGACACGCACGGTCAGCGAAGCGACTACAGGACCGAGCCCGGCGTTAAGCCGAATGGCATGGTAAACCCGCCTGTATTATTGACGCTGGCATTGAAGTCTGAAGCGCCGACGCCATGTCCGTCCGATATACTGGTGCGCCGCAACATCCTGGAGGACGTAGGGGGTTTTGAGGAAAAGTTTTCCGGCATATACCAGTTATACGAAGATCAGGCGTTCTTGTCCAAAATTTACGTCCGGTATCCCGTGTATGTATCGGACCGCTGCTGGGACCGTTACCGCCAACACCCCGGTTCACTCGTTTCCGAAATAACGAAGTCCGGCAAAAAATACCGTGCGGGGTTGTTTTTTCTGGGATGGCTCGAACAATACCTGCTGGACCGCGGCATCGACGACGAAGGCCTCCGGGAAGCGCTGCGCAATAAGAAACTTAGATACGGAAATGCGGAATGGAGCATGAAACATCCGTTCCTGTCGAAGCTCAAGAGGGTCGGGGGAATCGTTCCGGAAGCATTGAACAAACTGGTCAGGAACACGCCCGGCTATTCGTTCCTTAAGCCCGTGAGACGCTTCGTCGTTACGAGACTGAAAAATAAGGAATACAATCCTCCCCCAGGATGGGTCCGCTTCGGCGACATGAGAAGGCTGAAACCATTCAGCGAGCGCTGGGGGAGGGACAGGGGCCTCCCGATCGACAGGCATTATATCGAAGGCTTCATAGGCTCGAATTCCGGTCTGATCAAGGGCCGCGTCCTTGAGTTCGGGGACGACAGGTATACGCAGAAGTTTCACAGCCCGGCCATATCGGCGAGAGACGTCATAAATTTGAACAAAGAAGCAAACCCCGCAACGTCGATTGCAGCCGATATCGTGAATGCTCCCCAGATTCCTTCCGATACGTATGATTGCATAATATGCACGCAGACCCTCCAGTTCATATATGACCATAAAAAAGCCGTCGAGGCTCTTTACAGAATACTGGCGCCCGGCGGTTTTCTCCTGGCTACTTTTCCCGGTATCAGTCCGACCAGCGGTACTACGTGGAGCAGATACTGGTGCTGGAACTTCACCGTGCTCTCGGCCGAGAATATGTTCAGGGAGTTTTTCCCGCCGGAGAACGTGGAAGTGAGGGCTTACGGCAACCTGATCTCTGCCGCCGGGTTCCTGTACGGGCTTTCAGCGGAAGAATTGACGGAAGAAGAGCTCGGCTATCACGACCCGAGATACGAAATCGTCGTCACTGTGAAAGCGGTCAAGCCATGA
- a CDS encoding glycosyltransferase: MSRDYKVSVVIATYNRSVSVERVLDSLSDQTFPAEDFEVVVSIDGSRDGTREMVDKYESDYDLRAVWHANSGRASACNRGIRDSRGEIVIILDDDMEPSRDLIRAHYAAHQRGAKLGVIGAVPIAVDSASTPVIRYVGEKFNSHLRKLSIPGYRIRIRDFYSGNFSIRREDMLEHGMYNEEFTIYGNEDVELAYRLLKAGIVLVYDPDALCVQNYEKGFKGLAYDTISKGKTAVLVAGLYPDAFKELKLTEYNLTGWKWRALRMFLIRSSMLVPATTDAVIMMIGLSERFGRRVQERLYSLGLDYLFWLGVWSAIRKDKSGGGLDCRIKSWGRS, from the coding sequence ATGAGCAGAGATTACAAAGTCAGCGTGGTAATAGCCACGTACAACCGCTCGGTGTCGGTGGAGAGGGTGCTCGACTCTTTATCGGATCAGACGTTTCCAGCCGAAGATTTTGAAGTTGTCGTATCGATAGACGGCTCTCGTGACGGAACCAGGGAAATGGTGGATAAGTACGAATCGGATTACGACCTTCGAGCGGTCTGGCACGCCAATTCGGGAAGAGCCTCCGCCTGCAACAGGGGTATACGAGATTCGCGCGGCGAAATAGTAATAATCCTGGACGACGATATGGAACCCTCGCGCGATTTGATCAGGGCTCATTACGCCGCCCATCAGCGCGGGGCCAAGCTCGGAGTGATCGGGGCCGTTCCGATTGCTGTAGACTCGGCTTCGACCCCGGTGATCAGATACGTCGGGGAGAAATTCAATTCTCATCTCAGGAAGCTCTCCATCCCCGGTTACAGGATAAGGATCAGGGATTTTTACAGCGGCAATTTTTCCATACGCAGGGAGGACATGCTAGAGCACGGCATGTATAACGAAGAGTTCACGATATACGGCAATGAAGACGTCGAGCTCGCGTACCGGCTGCTAAAAGCAGGGATCGTTTTAGTTTACGATCCCGACGCGCTCTGCGTTCAGAACTACGAAAAAGGTTTCAAGGGCCTTGCTTATGATACGATCTCCAAAGGCAAGACGGCAGTACTGGTGGCCGGGCTTTACCCGGACGCATTCAAAGAGCTCAAGCTTACCGAGTATAACCTGACGGGATGGAAGTGGAGGGCGCTCCGCATGTTCCTGATCCGGTCGAGCATGCTGGTCCCTGCGACGACCGACGCCGTGATAATGATGATCGGACTATCCGAGAGGTTCGGCAGGAGAGTTCAGGAAAGACTCTACTCCCTCGGCCTCGACTACCTGTTTTGGCTCGGCGTATGGTCGGCGATCAGGAAGGACAAGAGCGGGGGCGGTCTTGATTGCAGGATCAAGTCATGGGGGAGATCCTGA
- a CDS encoding glycosyltransferase — protein sequence MPKVTVLMTVYNGEKFLKEAIDAVLSQTFRDFEFLIINDGSTDGSREIIESYKDPRINLVDNERNIGLTASLNRGLRLAGGEYIARQDADDVSLPERLEKQISILERDRETTLIGSWYLEIDESGNPLREYKLPCEPLQIRWDSIFYCSFSTVVFRRERVLNNVGFYDESFRYAQDWELYSKIARTHTVVNVGECLVKYRLHSRSMTDTYGSVVQSEIDKIRAMNVGYYTGSDTSGKIEDYYRKAGNMHSMLFMDGKNLRYEDLDATAGEIVRLHSAFSAKHGLGKKQSGAHLAKIYLKIAGVYASRHDISGTARYIARACGTDRTILFSNITLSIISKCLASRFKYHAGFVWTKVPVTIRSRIRKRRL from the coding sequence ATGCCTAAAGTCACCGTGCTCATGACGGTTTATAACGGAGAGAAGTTCCTGAAAGAAGCGATCGACGCCGTCCTGAGCCAGACCTTCCGGGATTTTGAATTCTTGATAATTAACGACGGTTCGACGGACGGTTCCCGCGAGATAATAGAGTCTTACAAAGACCCCCGAATCAATCTGGTCGACAACGAGCGTAATATCGGGCTTACCGCGAGCCTAAACCGGGGCCTCAGGCTGGCAGGCGGCGAATACATAGCAAGGCAGGACGCGGACGACGTCTCCCTGCCGGAGCGGCTGGAAAAACAAATATCGATCCTGGAAAGGGACCGGGAAACAACGCTCATCGGAAGCTGGTATCTTGAAATCGACGAGAGCGGGAATCCGTTACGGGAATATAAGCTTCCGTGCGAACCCCTTCAGATACGCTGGGATTCCATATTCTACTGTTCATTCAGCACGGTCGTATTCCGCAGGGAGCGCGTTTTAAATAACGTCGGCTTCTACGACGAGTCGTTCAGGTATGCCCAGGACTGGGAGCTCTATTCGAAGATCGCAAGGACTCACACGGTCGTGAACGTCGGAGAGTGTCTCGTTAAGTACAGGCTGCATTCCCGTTCGATGACGGATACCTACGGCTCCGTCGTTCAAAGCGAGATCGATAAAATAAGAGCAATGAACGTCGGCTATTACACCGGATCGGACACGTCGGGAAAAATTGAAGACTATTACCGGAAGGCGGGCAATATGCATTCCATGCTCTTCATGGACGGGAAGAATTTGCGGTATGAAGACCTGGATGCTACCGCCGGAGAGATAGTCAGGCTGCATTCCGCGTTTTCGGCAAAGCACGGGCTGGGCAAAAAACAGTCAGGCGCGCACCTCGCGAAGATTTACCTGAAAATCGCAGGCGTCTATGCCTCGAGGCACGACATTTCGGGAACTGCTCGTTATATCGCGCGTGCCTGTGGTACCGACCGGACTATATTATTCAGTAATATAACTTTATCGATTATCTCAAAGTGCCTTGCCTCGAGATTCAAGTACCACGCCGGCTTTGTTTGGACGAAAGTGCCGGTAACTATCCGCAGCCGCATCAGAAAACGCCGGTTATGA
- a CDS encoding aminoglycoside phosphotransferase family protein, producing the protein MPLFYPARQRSAESADLGISRADWRFLLPNPFPGNTICLVDGTLARTVQLFSETTLYPGNDAGHSDYDLAVLKNPDDAELGYAISILKPGACCYVEWDVGVFFSPSAITKKLETAGFESVEHYMPKPNPDITPPGIWIPLESYGAVNFLLNSNYKAQPASRRTGKMFLNALWSLSPAVFIKFPWLISSGRRRLTVCSIASKPGKKDGGDVKNIFKSRLAEVMRLLPDDSRGDRSAELSTMIISGGMHRLNKVVLVVFSGDSPKPSFIVKIPRTGDSESALVGEAGTLRALTDEHKFTNGIPRVLYSDHRLGFFSVGETYIDGRFLGEVRDVNKLPGYAKKLTDWLIDLAKKTAARMPVDWRNAHISPLAEVLDRAMPDPTDRNIVDKAVDTIKSLEIPAFVCEHRDFAPWNILLTADGQFGVLDWESSRMDGIPGLDLIYFLTYLCIYIEEAWTTEKALECYKKMLDSDTYLGRMCRDSFNSYANEVGLSPQSYKPLRIMTWATHLASVSSRLEDENLYYGEASHEARSLFLRLIEYEMSGS; encoded by the coding sequence ATGCCATTATTTTATCCCGCCCGGCAACGAAGCGCAGAGAGCGCCGATCTCGGAATTTCAAGAGCCGATTGGCGTTTTTTACTGCCGAATCCTTTTCCCGGGAATACCATATGCCTGGTCGACGGAACTCTGGCAAGAACGGTTCAGCTGTTCAGCGAAACCACGCTATATCCGGGAAACGACGCCGGTCACAGCGATTATGACCTGGCGGTTTTGAAAAATCCCGATGACGCTGAGCTCGGATACGCCATCTCGATTCTGAAGCCCGGAGCTTGCTGCTACGTCGAATGGGACGTAGGCGTCTTTTTCTCCCCGAGCGCCATAACAAAGAAATTGGAAACCGCAGGATTCGAAAGCGTAGAGCATTACATGCCGAAGCCCAACCCCGATATAACGCCGCCCGGCATATGGATCCCTCTCGAATCATACGGAGCCGTTAATTTCTTGTTAAACAGCAACTACAAAGCCCAACCCGCATCGCGGCGCACCGGGAAGATGTTTCTCAACGCATTGTGGTCGCTGAGCCCCGCTGTATTCATAAAGTTCCCGTGGCTCATAAGCTCCGGACGCAGAAGGCTGACTGTTTGTTCGATTGCGAGTAAACCCGGCAAGAAAGACGGAGGAGATGTAAAGAATATATTTAAAAGCAGGCTCGCGGAAGTCATGCGGCTTTTGCCTGACGATAGCCGCGGCGATCGCTCCGCGGAGCTCAGTACAATGATTATAAGCGGCGGTATGCACAGACTGAACAAAGTCGTTCTGGTCGTTTTCAGCGGAGACTCGCCGAAGCCTTCGTTTATCGTAAAAATTCCCAGGACCGGGGATTCCGAATCCGCGCTCGTAGGCGAAGCAGGAACGCTCAGGGCCTTGACGGACGAGCACAAATTTACGAATGGAATACCGCGCGTCTTGTACAGCGATCATCGATTAGGATTTTTTTCCGTCGGCGAAACCTATATAGACGGCAGGTTCCTCGGGGAGGTCCGCGACGTAAACAAACTGCCGGGTTATGCTAAAAAGCTGACCGATTGGCTTATTGATTTGGCTAAAAAAACCGCTGCGCGTATGCCGGTGGATTGGAGAAACGCCCATATAAGCCCGTTAGCCGAAGTGCTTGACAGAGCCATGCCTGATCCTACGGATAGGAATATAGTCGATAAGGCCGTCGATACGATCAAGAGCCTCGAGATACCGGCGTTCGTCTGCGAACACAGGGATTTCGCCCCGTGGAACATTCTACTCACGGCGGATGGACAATTCGGCGTACTCGACTGGGAATCATCCAGGATGGACGGAATTCCGGGTTTGGACCTGATTTATTTTCTAACCTATCTCTGTATTTACATCGAAGAAGCGTGGACGACGGAGAAGGCCCTTGAATGTTACAAGAAAATGCTGGACAGCGATACGTATCTGGGAAGAATGTGCCGAGACAGCTTTAACTCGTATGCAAACGAGGTCGGATTATCCCCGCAATCGTATAAGCCTCTGCGCATTATGACATGGGCCACGCACCTTGCCTCGGTATCCAGCCGTCTCGAGGACGAAAATCTGTATTACGGCGAAGCAAGCCATGAAGCACGGAGCTTGTTTTTAAGACTGATCGAGTATGAAATGTCGGGCTCTTAA
- a CDS encoding type II toxin-antitoxin system HicB family antitoxin: MEKTYLVLFEKSNTGYAAHVPDLPTILVTGKTLEETMQRAMEAIGIYKEEMQALGISLPEPAVIADYLTYREAS, from the coding sequence ATGGAGAAAACATATTTAGTGCTATTTGAAAAATCCAATACCGGATACGCGGCCCATGTGCCCGACCTTCCGACGATCCTGGTCACTGGAAAGACTTTGGAAGAGACTATGCAGCGTGCTATGGAAGCAATAGGAATATATAAAGAGGAAATGCAAGCCCTTGGGATTTCGCTTCCTGAACCTGCTGTAATCGCGGATTACCTTACCTACAGGGAAGCATCGTAA
- a CDS encoding neutral zinc metallopeptidase — MSLKTGIKILLLTASAVSLFLAMEEMNPARAQQDIDKLTPETLDDLIRMYEKNVTREDVLRVEKIINENLPEIKKVYDRYAAEVGLEFPMPAVRLYGYQGINPPSGCGELVLENALYCVPDNAIYYDVIFIASLLKTVGGQTGTDGMYAPLTAIGHEMGHAADYMLKWGPMPSVFDDGSIVVTDVSVLRLIRGTEKRADCFAGAAVAAIVKDKTAGDDSPAKEKAKTDALVEGGLTLLAVQGERPDEYYLSGKKRMELFKKGYENGADVCHDLGKSMAEDMLERTE, encoded by the coding sequence TTGTCTTTAAAAACCGGAATAAAAATTCTTCTATTGACGGCGTCCGCGGTCTCGCTATTCCTGGCTATGGAGGAAATGAATCCCGCCCGCGCGCAGCAGGACATCGACAAGCTCACTCCCGAGACCCTAGACGACCTCATCAGGATGTACGAAAAGAACGTTACGCGGGAAGACGTACTCAGGGTCGAGAAAATAATAAACGAGAACCTGCCGGAGATAAAAAAAGTATATGACCGGTACGCCGCCGAAGTCGGGCTCGAGTTCCCGATGCCCGCGGTCAGGCTCTACGGCTACCAGGGCATCAACCCGCCAAGCGGCTGCGGCGAGCTCGTGCTTGAGAACGCACTCTACTGCGTCCCCGATAACGCGATCTATTACGATGTGATTTTCATCGCCTCGCTCTTGAAGACAGTCGGCGGACAAACGGGGACGGACGGGATGTACGCCCCTCTGACTGCCATAGGACACGAGATGGGACATGCGGCTGACTATATGCTCAAGTGGGGGCCGATGCCTTCCGTATTCGACGACGGATCGATCGTGGTCACGGACGTGTCGGTGTTGAGGCTCATAAGGGGGACGGAGAAGAGAGCCGACTGCTTCGCCGGCGCGGCGGTGGCCGCTATCGTGAAAGACAAGACGGCGGGTGACGATTCTCCCGCGAAAGAAAAGGCGAAAACCGACGCGCTCGTCGAAGGGGGGCTTACGCTGCTCGCCGTTCAGGGCGAAAGGCCTGACGAATATTACCTCTCGGGCAAAAAAAGGATGGAGCTTTTCAAGAAGGGTTACGAGAACGGCGCAGACGTTTGTCATGACCTCGGCAAGAGTATGGCGGAGGATATGCTGGAAAGGACGGAATGA